One stretch of Manis pentadactyla isolate mManPen7 chromosome 10, mManPen7.hap1, whole genome shotgun sequence DNA includes these proteins:
- the LOC130679034 gene encoding olfactory receptor 6C74-like — translation MGNHTKVTVLILAGLTDDPQLKAVVFTFLLLTYLLSITGNLIIITLTLLDTHLKTPMYFFLRNFSFLEISFTTTCIPKLLVMMATGDKTISYNSCAAQVFFVFLLGASEFYLLAAMSYDRYVAICKPLHYTAIMSTKICTQLLFCCWLAGFFTIFIPLLLGLNLDFCDSNTVDHFYCDTTLMQISCSDTRLIETMGFISASMTLVVTLVLVIILYTYIALTILKIPSANQRKKAFSTCSSHMIVISLSYGSCIFMYVKPSVKQRVSFSKGIAVLNTSVAPL, via the coding sequence ATGGGGAACCACACAAAAGTGACAGTGCTCATCCTAGCAGGTCTGACTGATGATCCACAACTGAAGGCGGTGGTATTTACCTTCCTGCTGCTCACCTACCTGCTCAGCATCACCGGCAATCTGATCATCATCACACTCACCCTGCTGGATACTCACCTCaagacccccatgtacttcttccttcggaatttttcctttttagaaattTCCTTCACAACTACATGCATCCCTAAATTGCTGGTGATGATGGCAACTGGGGACAAAACAATTTCCTATAACAGTTGTGCAGCTCAAGTGTTTTTTGTCTTCCTTCTCGGAGCATCTGAATTTTACCTGCTGgcagccatgtcctatgaccgctatgttgccatctgTAAGCCCCTGCATTACACAGCCATCATGAGCACTAAAATCTGCACACAGCTTCTCTTCTGTTGTTGGCTTGCTGGGTTCTTTACCATCTTTATACCTCTCCTCTTGGGCCTAAACCTTGATTTCTGTGACTCCAACACTGTTGATCATTTCTATTGTGACACAACTCTCATGCAGATCTCCTGCTCAGACACACGGCTCATCGAGACAATGGGATTCATTTCTGCTTCAATGACCCTTGTGGTCACGTTAGTATTGGTGATAATATTATATACGTACATCGCATTAACAATTCTAAAAATCCCTTCAGCTAATCAGAGGAAAAAAGCTTTTTCAACATGTTCTTCTCACATGATTGTGATCTCCCTTTcttatggcagctgcatcttcatgTATGTTAAACCATCAGTGAAACAGAGAGTATCTTTTTCCAAAGGAATTGCAGTGCTCAATACCTCCGTTGCACCACTTTGA